A window from Carassius gibelio isolate Cgi1373 ecotype wild population from Czech Republic chromosome B3, carGib1.2-hapl.c, whole genome shotgun sequence encodes these proteins:
- the LOC127953070 gene encoding nuclear GTPase SLIP-GC-like, protein MFILKNVKQIMMDVKIRIQNINSTDQTSIEQKNNVLDAIAKMDKMDKDKRRKETIGVFGKTGQGKSSLLNAILGLDYFLPSGCFGACTSVVTQVEANLIDSNYTAEIELISKEELENEITSTDNRTETVIERITALYGADAVKKTLEELKRDDKYAKIDNFLSTKTKTISHTEVSKEFTNDVAHYIQHGDWYWPLVKSVTIKIPNCRELLEHIVLVDLPGTGDCNKIRDDLWKTKLRECSSVWIVSNINRAIDDKDPWSIIQYCIQDLGPGGECRNIDFICTKTDEIDPKEYLRSVPHPGDELSLDKNPTGCIIHRNNRAKELVKNKFENLEIMKSKARFLTDVFTVSSRAYLEKNPHLETAETEIPKLQDVLKNTNRRIKRELTRDYVNEAKGVLSFIQSVQLDTDEKMVEKKAEVHEALLKNLEEALKELDCQLDSLSKILDQCLSKGVEESVEQCVNTKNSMIASVAPADKRGFHKTLQALYKNKGRYWPKNWDGPLDLNMCLAKHMHDNIFENFNFIFPVDDNMKTGKSVQEQIDKFSIIRSGSAYPSSSMLYHMENFIKTEETKVKALLKREVVVRKKEIFSSIETTIQNRMTAGYEQAANLKGVKAMERRENKITETIELLKHSMYEDAKIEFLIQFKDLKEHICKTLESELKRSVERSLSQTSRTPLIDVTGKIERLERLSSSLI, encoded by the exons ATGTTCATATTGAAGAATGTGAAGCAGATCATGATGGATGTTAAAAttagaattcaaaatattaacagcaCAGACCAAACATCaattgaacaaaaaaacaacgtATT AGATGCCATTGCAAAAATGGACAAGATGGATAAAGACAAAAGAAGAAAGGAAACCATTGGTGTTTTTGGAAAGACAGGACAAGGAAAAAGCTCCCTATTAAATGCCATTTTGGGATTAGATTATTTCCTGCCATCTGGTTGTTTTGGTGCCTGTACATCTGTTGTTACTCAGGTGGAAGCAAATCTGATCGATTCCAACTACACAGCAGAGATTGAACTCATCTCTAAAGAg gAATTGGAAAATGAGATTACTTCAACTGACAACAGGACCGAAACTGTTATAGAAAGAATCACTGCACTGTATGGAGCTGATGCAGTTAAGAAAACACTGGAAGAACTGAAGAGAGATGACAAATATGCCaaaattgataactttttgtctaCCAAGACAAAAACTATTTCACACACTGAA GTCTCCAAGGAATTTACCAATGATGTTGCTCATTACATACAACACGGTGACTGGTACTGGCCTCTTGTGAAAAGTGTGACAATCAAGATACCAAACTGTCGTGAACTCCTGGAACACATTGTGCTTGTTGATCTTCCTGGGACTGGAGACTGCAACAAAATTAGAGATGACCTGTGGAAAACT AAACTGAGAGAGTGCTCTTCTGTGTGGATTGTAAGTAATATCAATCGAGCTATTGATGACAAAGACCCCTGGAGTATAATACAGTACTGCATTCAAGACCTGGGACCAGGAGGAGAGTGCAGAAACATTGACTTCATCTGTACTAAAACTGATGAAATTGATCCGAAAGAATATCTAAG atctgTACCCCACCCTGGAGATGAACTGTCTTTAGACAAG aACCCAACAGGGTGCATAATTCACAGGAACAACCGTGCAAAGgaacttgtgaaaaataagtttgAAAATCTTGAAATCATG aaatcaAAAGCCAGATTCCTTACTGACGTCTTCACTGTCAGCTCCAGGGCATACTTAGAAAAAAATCCACATCTGGAAACTGCTGAAACAG AAATCCCAAAGCTGCAGGACGTTCTGAAGAACACTAACAGGAGAATTAAGAGAGAACTGACCAGAGATTATGTCAATGAAGCAAAGGGAGTTTTGTCCTTCATTCAAAGTGTCCAACTAGATACAGATGAAAAAATG GTGGAGAAAAAAGCTGAAGTCCATGAAGCTTTGCTGAAGAATCTAGAAGAGGCACTGAAGGAGTTGGATTGTCAGTTGGATTCACTTTCTAAGATTTTGGATCAATGTCTCTCAAAAGGAGTGGAGGAATCAGTGGAACAGTGTGTTAACACTAAAAACTCCATGATTGCATCT GTTGCACCTGCTGATAAAAGGGGATTCCATAAAACCCTTCAAGCATTGTACAAGAACAAAGGACGCTATTGGCCAAAGAACTGGGATGGACCCCTAGATCTAAACATGTGCTTGGCCAAACACATGCACGACAACATCTTTgagaattttaatttcatttttcc TGTTGATGACAATATGAAAACAGGAAAATCAGTGCAGGAACAGATTGATAAATTCAGTATCATCCGAAGTGGCAGTGCTTACCCATCATCTTCCATGCTATACCACATGGAAAACTTCATCAAAACAGAG GAAACCAAAGTGAAGGCATTGCTCAAAAGAGAAGTTGTTGTGAGAAAGAAGGAAATCTTCTCATCAATCGAAACAACTATTCAGAATCGAATGACTGCTGGCTATGAGC AAGCTGCAAATTTGAAAGGAGTAAAAGCAATGGAGAGGAGGGAGAATAAAATAACAGAAACAATTGAATTGTTAAAACACAGCATGTACGAAGATGCAAAAATTGAATTTCTGATTCAGTTCAAGGATTTAAAG gaGCATATATGCAAGACCCTTGAATCTGAGCTCAAGAGATCAGTGGAACGCTCACTTTCACAAACCAGCAGAACCCCTCTGATTG ATGTCACTGGAAAGATTGAAAGGTTGGAGAGACTGTCAAGTTCTCTCATCTGA